A genomic region of Halopelagius longus contains the following coding sequences:
- a CDS encoding 2Fe-2S iron-sulfur cluster-binding protein translates to MVEINLVGLGLGATLTLVAVVLHFSRGTEWQPSADISQEVLERRASTVPETDFPEPMNRSIGGGGVAAGAVGAGEEGAELEDSDGEDAGSPADIPEDEVEYFEVEFAKQGETVEVANNKTVLESGEDEGWDLPYACRQGQCVSCAGQITSGGNSEDYVVHDDQQMLDDSELGEGYTLTCVAYPRADFTIETGEAP, encoded by the coding sequence ATGGTCGAAATCAACCTCGTGGGTCTGGGTCTCGGCGCGACCCTGACGCTCGTCGCAGTCGTCCTGCACTTCTCGCGGGGCACCGAGTGGCAGCCCAGCGCCGACATCTCCCAAGAGGTCCTCGAACGCCGGGCGAGCACCGTCCCGGAGACGGACTTCCCCGAACCGATGAACCGGTCCATCGGCGGCGGCGGCGTCGCGGCGGGCGCCGTCGGCGCGGGCGAAGAGGGCGCAGAACTCGAAGACAGCGACGGCGAGGACGCCGGAAGCCCGGCGGACATCCCCGAGGACGAAGTCGAGTACTTCGAGGTGGAGTTCGCAAAGCAGGGCGAAACCGTCGAAGTCGCCAACAACAAGACCGTCCTCGAATCCGGCGAGGACGAAGGCTGGGACCTCCCGTACGCCTGCCGGCAGGGCCAGTGCGTCTCCTGTGCCGGCCAGATCACCTCGGGCGGTAACTCCGAGGACTACGTCGTCCACGACGACCAGCAGATGCTCGACGACTCCGAACTCGGCGAAGGGTACACGCTCACCTGCGTCGCCTACCCGCGCGCGGACTTCACTATCGAGACGGGCGAGGCGCCCTAA
- the gnd gene encoding phosphogluconate dehydrogenase (NAD(+)-dependent, decarboxylating) — protein MQLGVIGLGRMGQIVVTRVVEAGHEVVAFDLSAEAVATAADAGATPAESVADLADRLGDDKRIWLMVPAGEAVDATLEELAPHLDSDDVVVDGGNSHFEKSVRRAEETTAAYLDCGTSGGPAGAELGFSLMVGGPQWAYDEMTPVFDAVATGPDGHDRMGPAGSGHYVKMVHNGVEYALMQAYGEGFELLANGRYDLDLESVAKTWNNGAVIRSWLLELCEEAFREEGSDLGDVADHVSGGSTGTWTVQEALRQEVPVPLIYQALAERFGSRDEARFSRRLANRLRYGFGRHEVVREEE, from the coding sequence ATGCAACTGGGCGTCATCGGACTCGGCCGCATGGGGCAGATAGTCGTGACCAGAGTCGTAGAGGCGGGCCACGAAGTCGTCGCCTTCGACCTCAGCGCGGAGGCCGTGGCGACGGCCGCCGACGCGGGCGCGACGCCCGCAGAGAGCGTCGCCGACCTCGCGGACCGCCTCGGCGACGACAAGCGCATCTGGCTCATGGTCCCCGCGGGCGAGGCGGTGGACGCGACGTTGGAGGAACTCGCGCCCCACCTCGATTCCGACGACGTGGTGGTCGACGGCGGCAACTCCCACTTCGAGAAGTCGGTCCGCCGCGCCGAGGAGACGACGGCGGCGTACCTCGACTGCGGCACCTCCGGCGGCCCCGCGGGCGCGGAACTCGGCTTCTCGCTCATGGTCGGCGGCCCGCAGTGGGCGTACGACGAGATGACGCCCGTCTTCGACGCCGTCGCCACCGGCCCCGACGGTCACGACCGAATGGGTCCCGCCGGGTCGGGCCACTACGTGAAGATGGTCCACAACGGCGTCGAGTACGCACTCATGCAGGCGTACGGCGAGGGCTTCGAACTGCTGGCGAACGGCCGGTACGACCTCGACCTCGAATCCGTCGCGAAGACGTGGAACAACGGCGCTGTCATCCGGTCGTGGCTGTTGGAACTCTGCGAGGAGGCGTTCCGCGAGGAGGGATCGGACCTCGGCGACGTGGCCGACCACGTCTCCGGCGGGTCCACCGGGACGTGGACCGTCCAAGAGGCCCTTCGGCAGGAGGTGCCGGTTCCGCTCATCTATCAGGCCCTCGCCGAACGCTTCGGCAGTCGCGACGAGGCGCGGTTCTCCCGCCGTCTGGCGAACCGACTCCGGTACGGGTTCGGCCGCCACGAAGTCGTGCGCGAAGAGGAGTGA
- a CDS encoding CBS domain-containing protein, with protein sequence MLGDLTRTDALTAAPETTVADAAEAMRTRDADIVVVVDENRPLGLLTPETVGRAVVADEDVREMAVGELVGDDPVTVHETADREALVRLFARRDARAAIVVDEGDEYAGVVTFEDLLAAYAREFDALLELAE encoded by the coding sequence ATGCTCGGGGACTTGACACGTACGGATGCGCTGACCGCGGCACCGGAGACGACAGTCGCCGACGCGGCGGAAGCGATGCGAACGCGCGATGCGGATATCGTCGTCGTCGTGGACGAGAACCGCCCGCTGGGACTCCTCACGCCCGAAACCGTCGGCCGCGCCGTCGTCGCCGACGAGGACGTGCGCGAGATGGCGGTGGGGGAGTTGGTCGGAGACGACCCGGTGACAGTACACGAAACGGCCGACCGGGAGGCCCTCGTGCGCCTGTTCGCCCGGCGGGACGCCCGCGCGGCGATCGTCGTGGACGAGGGAGACGAGTACGCCGGCGTCGTCACGTTCGAGGACCTGTTGGCGGCGTACGCCCGCGAGTTCGACGCCCTCCTCGAACTCGCCGAGTGA
- a CDS encoding aminopeptidase: MDLRIREHAEVLVDWSARVEPGDDVVVSVAEGAHELAVAVAEKLGERGANVVTTYASDEVSRAYLRAHDGDFETSDHELALYENADSVLFLGGGRNTFATADVPGETRQAASRANQAVREARMDTDWVSTVHPTRSLAQQAGMSVEQYREFVYDAVLRDWEALAEEMAKMKEVLDEGSEVRLVKGDGTDLSMSIEGRTAVNSAASVAYDSHNLPSGEVFTAPYDPEGEVFFDVPMTLSGTRVRNVHLTFEGGEVVEYAAETGEDALGDILDTDEGARRLGELGIGMNRGIDRFTDNILFDEKMGDTVHLAVGRAYDSCLPEGEAGNDSAVHTDMITDVSDESRLEVDGDVVQRNGRFRWEDGFEE, translated from the coding sequence ATGGACCTACGCATCCGAGAGCACGCCGAAGTGCTCGTAGACTGGAGTGCGCGCGTCGAACCCGGCGACGACGTGGTCGTAAGCGTCGCCGAGGGCGCGCACGAACTCGCCGTCGCCGTCGCCGAGAAACTGGGCGAACGCGGCGCGAACGTCGTGACGACGTACGCCTCCGACGAGGTGTCCCGCGCGTACCTCCGCGCGCACGACGGCGACTTCGAGACGTCGGACCACGAACTCGCCCTCTACGAGAACGCCGACTCGGTGCTGTTCCTCGGCGGCGGCCGCAACACGTTCGCCACCGCGGACGTGCCGGGAGAGACGCGACAGGCCGCCTCGCGCGCGAATCAGGCGGTCCGCGAGGCCCGCATGGACACCGACTGGGTGTCCACCGTCCACCCCACCCGCTCGCTGGCCCAACAGGCGGGGATGTCCGTCGAACAGTACCGCGAGTTCGTCTACGACGCCGTCCTCCGCGACTGGGAGGCGTTGGCCGAGGAGATGGCCAAGATGAAGGAGGTACTCGACGAGGGGAGCGAGGTGCGGTTGGTGAAAGGCGACGGCACCGACCTGTCCATGTCCATCGAGGGCCGCACCGCCGTCAACTCCGCCGCCTCCGTCGCCTACGACTCCCACAACCTCCCCTCCGGCGAGGTGTTCACCGCGCCGTACGACCCGGAGGGCGAGGTGTTCTTCGACGTGCCGATGACGCTCTCGGGCACGCGCGTGCGAAACGTCCACCTCACGTTCGAGGGCGGCGAGGTGGTCGAGTACGCCGCCGAGACGGGCGAGGACGCCCTCGGGGACATCCTCGACACCGACGAGGGCGCGCGCCGCCTCGGCGAACTCGGCATCGGGATGAACCGCGGCATCGACCGCTTTACGGACAACATCCTCTTCGACGAGAAGATGGGCGACACCGTCCACCTCGCCGTCGGGCGCGCGTACGACTCCTGTCTCCCCGAGGGCGAGGCGGGGAACGACTCCGCCGTCCACACGGACATGATAACCGACGTGAGCGACGAGTCCAGACTCGAAGTGGACGGCGACGTCGTCCAACGGAACGGTCGGTTCCGGTGGGAGGACGGGTTCGAGGAGTGA
- a CDS encoding Hsp20/alpha crystallin family protein, giving the protein MLPTTTSWTQGLDLPGRILSDGPFANRPDEGYELYEAEDEFVLSIDVPGFDPEEIDLRWHDGRLTVAAERVDEERNRKKTYHRSFRLPKRVTPEEAEASYHNGLLEVRLPIEGQMTRGTEIPIES; this is encoded by the coding sequence ATGCTCCCGACCACCACGTCCTGGACGCAAGGTCTCGACCTTCCCGGCCGAATCCTCTCGGACGGACCGTTCGCCAACCGACCCGACGAGGGGTACGAACTGTACGAAGCGGAGGACGAGTTCGTCCTCAGCATCGACGTGCCGGGGTTCGACCCCGAGGAGATCGATCTGCGGTGGCACGACGGTCGGTTGACCGTCGCCGCCGAACGCGTCGACGAGGAGCGCAACCGCAAGAAGACCTACCACCGGTCGTTCCGCCTGCCGAAGCGGGTCACCCCCGAAGAGGCCGAAGCCTCCTACCACAACGGCCTCCTCGAAGTCCGCCTGCCCATCGAGGGGCAGATGACCCGCGGTACCGAGATTCCCATCGAGAGCTGA